One window of the Halobacillus litoralis genome contains the following:
- a CDS encoding Fur family transcriptional regulator yields MNLNTAIQKLKEKGYKHTRQRERMLEIFVNQDQYIAAKEVLKMIQEDFPSVSFDTVYRNLYLLTDEDLLEATELHGEKHFRLACTSNGHHHHFICTFCGKTKAVEFCPMQTMDDKLEGYQIENHKFEIYGACPQCQ; encoded by the coding sequence ATGAACTTGAATACAGCTATCCAAAAGCTAAAAGAAAAAGGGTATAAGCACACCAGACAGAGAGAACGGATGCTGGAAATTTTTGTTAATCAAGACCAATATATCGCTGCAAAAGAAGTTCTGAAAATGATCCAGGAAGATTTTCCGAGTGTAAGTTTCGATACGGTATATAGAAATTTATACCTTTTGACAGATGAGGATCTACTGGAAGCGACAGAGCTTCACGGGGAGAAACATTTCCGTCTGGCCTGCACTTCCAACGGCCATCATCACCATTTCATCTGTACGTTTTGCGGGAAAACCAAAGCTGTCGAGTTCTGCCCTATGCAAACCATGGATGATAAATTGGAAGGATACCAGATTGAAAATCACAAATTTGAGATTTACGGGGCATGTCCTCAATGTCAGTAA